In Neisseria brasiliensis, the following proteins share a genomic window:
- the cueR gene encoding Cu(I)-responsive transcriptional regulator codes for MNISEIAKRSGLSSKMIRDYEKIGLIPAAGRSESGYRQYQEKDLDTLMFIKHARDVDFSLAQIETLLQLKHNPQRTSAQVKQLVAEHIATLQEKISRLQSMTATLQSWHDCCQGNDEPECAIIEQLSENTVKTSCHG; via the coding sequence ATGAACATCAGCGAAATCGCCAAACGCTCGGGTTTGAGCAGCAAAATGATTCGTGATTATGAAAAAATCGGCTTGATTCCGGCTGCCGGACGCAGTGAATCGGGCTACCGCCAATATCAGGAAAAAGATTTAGATACGCTGATGTTTATCAAACACGCGCGTGATGTTGATTTTTCATTGGCGCAAATCGAGACTTTATTACAGCTCAAACATAATCCGCAACGCACCAGCGCACAAGTGAAGCAATTAGTGGCGGAACATATTGCCACGCTTCAGGAAAAAATCAGCCGCCTGCAAAGCATGACCGCTACGCTGCAATCTTGGCACGATTGCTGCCAAGGCAATGATGAGCCTGAATGTGCGATTATTGAGCAGCTTTCGGAAAATACGGTTAAAACATCTTGTCATGGCTGA
- the pyrC gene encoding dihydroorotase produces the protein MQTLTIIQPDDMHLHLRDGDALKAVAPFTARQMGRAVIMPNLKPPVISVADALVYKQRILDALPEGSTFEPLMTLYLTDKSTPELVREAKAAGIVAFKLYPAGATTNSDSGVTDLFKLIPVLQEMAAQDMRFLVHGEVTDAEIDIFDREATFIERVMKPVLQQVPDLKVVFEHITTADAARLVLEAGDNVAASVTPQHLLLNRNDLLVGGVHPHHFCLPVLKRETHRQALVAAVTGDKAHKFFLGTDSAPHAKSAKENACGCAGMFSAMTAIELYAEVFENAGALDKLEAFASKNGARFYGLPENSRTITLVKQAQTVPENVPYGDEVLVPMRAGQTVAWSVQY, from the coding sequence ATGCAAACCCTGACCATTATCCAGCCGGACGACATGCATTTGCACCTGCGCGACGGCGATGCACTCAAAGCCGTAGCGCCTTTCACCGCCCGCCAAATGGGGCGTGCCGTGATTATGCCCAACTTGAAACCGCCGGTGATCAGCGTGGCCGATGCCTTGGTCTACAAGCAGCGCATTCTCGATGCCTTACCTGAAGGCAGCACTTTCGAGCCGTTGATGACGCTATATCTCACCGACAAATCCACGCCTGAGTTGGTGCGCGAAGCCAAAGCCGCCGGCATTGTGGCCTTCAAACTGTATCCGGCCGGTGCCACTACCAATTCCGATTCCGGCGTAACCGATTTGTTCAAACTGATTCCCGTGTTGCAGGAAATGGCGGCGCAAGACATGCGTTTCTTGGTGCATGGCGAAGTCACCGATGCCGAAATCGATATTTTTGACCGTGAAGCCACCTTTATCGAGCGCGTGATGAAGCCCGTTTTGCAGCAGGTTCCCGATTTGAAAGTGGTGTTTGAACACATCACCACTGCCGATGCCGCCCGCTTAGTACTGGAAGCCGGCGACAACGTAGCGGCCAGCGTGACCCCGCAACATCTACTGCTCAACCGCAACGATTTGCTGGTCGGCGGCGTGCATCCGCATCATTTTTGCTTGCCGGTGTTGAAACGCGAAACCCACCGCCAAGCCTTGGTTGCCGCCGTTACCGGTGACAAAGCACATAAATTCTTCTTGGGTACCGATTCAGCGCCACACGCCAAATCTGCCAAAGAAAATGCTTGCGGCTGCGCCGGTATGTTCAGTGCCATGACCGCCATCGAACTTTACGCCGAAGTGTTTGAAAACGCCGGTGCGCTCGACAAACTCGAAGCTTTCGCCTCTAAAAATGGCGCACGTTTCTACGGCTTGCCGGAAAACAGCCGTACCATTACTTTAGTCAAACAAGCGCAGACTGTTCCTGAAAACGTGCCTTACGGTGATGAAGTATTGGTGCCGATGCGCGCAGGCCAAACCGTGGCTTGGTCGGTGCAATATTGA
- a CDS encoding DNA methyltransferase, producing the protein MDFHDTQNVFIEAENLEALKILQKSYAGKVKMIYIDPPYNTGSDSFVYPDKFAETREEYAKRVGDKDQDGYLLRDGAFAGAWRKNSKDNGHYHSNWLSMMLPRLHLAKTLLREDGVIFISIDDNEQAQLKLLCDEVFGAENFVSEIVWRRTDNQPNIGNLAKVKEYLLCYAKNIYELELGKLSLTDKALKEYRYSDENGLFRRKILLDKTRGRHFYDVKTKSGNILTGPWMIKKEDFEKLDAENGIYWTSGGDEQPYGKLYLDNSKGQIPNDFWGIEFGTNQRGSLEVEELLENRYFDFPKPTLLITNLLKLGSNSNDLILDFFSGYGWHCIYAMENGASSVVGVDISHKMLEVAKGKTHFPQIEYECCAIEDVDFPEESFDVILSSLAFHYVADYENLIKKIYRMLKAGGNLVFTVEHPVFTAHGTQDWYYNEKGEILHFPVDNYYYEGKRTAMFLEEKVTKYHRTLTTYLNTLLSNSFIINQIVEPQPPENMMDIPGMADEMRRPMMLIVSAKKKM; encoded by the coding sequence GTGGATTTTCACGACACGCAAAACGTATTTATCGAAGCGGAAAATTTGGAAGCCCTGAAAATTCTGCAAAAATCCTACGCGGGCAAAGTCAAAATGATTTACATCGACCCGCCCTACAACACAGGCAGCGACAGCTTTGTCTATCCCGACAAATTCGCCGAAACCCGCGAAGAATACGCCAAACGTGTGGGCGACAAAGACCAAGACGGCTATTTATTGCGCGACGGCGCATTTGCCGGCGCGTGGCGCAAAAACAGCAAAGACAACGGACACTATCACAGCAACTGGCTCTCCATGATGTTGCCGCGCCTGCATTTGGCAAAGACGCTGTTGCGCGAAGACGGCGTGATTTTTATCAGCATTGACGACAACGAACAGGCGCAACTGAAATTGCTTTGCGATGAAGTATTTGGGGCGGAGAATTTTGTATCGGAAATTGTTTGGCGCAGAACAGATAATCAACCAAATATTGGAAATTTAGCTAAAGTAAAAGAATATCTACTTTGTTATGCTAAGAATATTTATGAACTTGAGCTGGGAAAATTATCATTAACAGATAAGGCATTAAAGGAATATAGGTATTCAGATGAAAATGGATTATTTCGTAGAAAAATATTGCTAGATAAAACAAGGGGAAGACACTTTTATGATGTAAAAACCAAATCAGGAAATATTCTGACTGGTCCTTGGATGATAAAAAAAGAAGATTTTGAAAAATTAGATGCGGAAAATGGAATTTATTGGACTAGCGGAGGAGATGAACAACCTTATGGAAAATTATATTTAGATAATTCAAAAGGACAAATTCCTAATGATTTCTGGGGTATTGAATTTGGCACAAATCAACGTGGCAGTTTAGAAGTAGAGGAGTTACTAGAAAATCGTTATTTTGATTTCCCAAAACCAACTTTGCTAATAACTAATTTATTGAAATTAGGCTCAAATTCAAATGATTTAATCCTAGACTTCTTTTCAGGCTATGGATGGCACTGTATATATGCGATGGAAAACGGTGCTTCCTCTGTAGTAGGTGTTGATATTTCTCATAAAATGCTCGAAGTAGCAAAAGGAAAAACCCATTTTCCACAGATTGAATATGAATGCTGTGCCATAGAAGATGTGGATTTCCCAGAGGAGAGCTTTGATGTAATACTAAGTTCGCTTGCGTTTCATTATGTAGCAGACTATGAGAATTTAATAAAAAAGATATATAGGATGCTGAAGGCTGGTGGCAATTTAGTTTTTACAGTTGAACATCCTGTTTTTACTGCTCATGGAACACAAGACTGGTATTATAACGAAAAAGGAGAAATACTGCATTTCCCGGTGGACAATTATTATTATGAGGGCAAACGGACAGCTATGTTTTTGGAAGAAAAGGTTACAAAATATCATAGAACACTGACCACATATCTAAATACACTGCTTTCAAATAGTTTTATAATAAATCAGATTGTGGAGCCACAGCCGCCAGAGAACATGATGGATATTCCGGGGATGGCGGATGAAATGCGACGCCCAATGATGCTGATTGTATCGGCAAAAAAGAAGATGTAA
- a CDS encoding DUF2185 domain-containing protein — protein sequence MNIFAQALQTALDRCIATKTVTEQGQAVGFLYREEPVFENDSGWRFFTGEESDEYTDNPDNFTVCSMSDITKNNPDIVALLTQPQGSAWELNEDGEFQAVADWQPKD from the coding sequence ATGAATATTTTTGCCCAAGCCCTGCAAACCGCGCTCGACCGCTGCATCGCCACCAAAACCGTGACCGAGCAAGGCCAAGCCGTGGGCTTTTTATACCGCGAAGAACCGGTGTTTGAAAACGACAGCGGCTGGCGTTTTTTCACCGGTGAAGAAAGCGACGAATACACCGACAATCCGGATAATTTCACCGTGTGCAGCATGTCGGACATCACCAAAAACAACCCCGACATCGTCGCCCTGCTTACACAGCCGCAAGGCAGCGCATGGGAATTGAACGAAGACGGCGAATTTCAAGCCGTTGCCGATTGGCAGCCTAAAGATTAA
- a CDS encoding DUF2489 domain-containing protein has translation MKVLIIIGVLVIVAMAAYAAYLWLKVYRQKQQAEQAQDERRRKLAQSIDLIAMAMAQGQCNLSEGVLRLKPLIESAGLDFSRYPAMNKLHEVVADMPILAERRQLKRNERMKLDLIRESSETGLESEIVAEAVNMRQAVEAWLPKQANQ, from the coding sequence ATGAAAGTTTTGATAATAATCGGCGTGTTGGTAATTGTGGCCATGGCCGCGTATGCCGCTTATTTATGGTTGAAAGTGTACCGCCAAAAACAGCAAGCCGAACAAGCCCAAGACGAGCGCCGTCGCAAACTCGCTCAAAGCATAGATCTGATTGCTATGGCGATGGCGCAAGGACAATGCAATTTATCCGAAGGCGTGTTGCGGCTAAAGCCTTTAATTGAATCAGCCGGACTCGATTTCAGCAGATATCCGGCCATGAACAAGCTACATGAAGTGGTGGCCGATATGCCGATTTTGGCAGAACGCCGACAACTCAAGCGCAACGAGCGTATGAAGTTGGATCTAATCCGAGAAAGCAGCGAAACCGGGCTGGAAAGCGAAATTGTGGCAGAGGCCGTGAATATGCGACAAGCTGTGGAAGCGTGGTTGCCGAAGCAGGCCAATCAATAA
- a CDS encoding sulfurtransferase TusA family protein, with product MMTQTLDVTGLKCPMPILRAKKALAQMQTDEVLTVLATDPGAPGDFEAFCRQTGHVLLESTENEGVFTLVVKHK from the coding sequence ATCATGACCCAAACCTTAGACGTAACCGGCTTGAAATGCCCGATGCCGATTTTGCGTGCCAAAAAAGCCTTGGCACAAATGCAAACCGATGAAGTCTTGACCGTATTGGCCACTGACCCGGGCGCACCGGGCGACTTTGAAGCCTTTTGCCGCCAAACCGGCCATGTTTTATTGGAGTCAACTGAAAACGAAGGGGTGTTTACCTTAGTGGTCAAACACAAATAG
- the rnc gene encoding ribonuclease III, with the protein MKSDVLKQQAHQRIQQHLGYAFSRIELLQQALTHRSFNAKHNERFEFVGDAILNYTIAKMLFDAFPKLTEGELSRLRANLVNEGVLAEIALEMNVGDGLYLGTGELKSGGFRRPSILADAMEAMFAAVSFDADFATAEKVVRHLFASRVKSVDFKNQGKDNKTTLQEALQARRLALPKYRIEEQIGTANDSRFVISCDLGELGFICKAQGTSRKTAEQEAAAEALKWLEQTFPIKRKK; encoded by the coding sequence ATGAAATCCGATGTATTGAAGCAGCAGGCGCACCAAAGAATCCAGCAGCATTTGGGTTATGCGTTCAGCCGTATCGAATTATTGCAGCAAGCCTTGACCCACCGCAGTTTCAACGCAAAACACAATGAGCGCTTTGAATTTGTCGGCGATGCGATTTTGAATTACACCATCGCTAAAATGTTGTTTGATGCCTTTCCGAAATTGACCGAAGGCGAGCTGTCGCGCTTGCGTGCCAACTTGGTCAACGAAGGCGTATTGGCTGAAATCGCTTTAGAAATGAATGTCGGTGACGGCTTGTATTTAGGCACGGGCGAACTCAAAAGCGGCGGTTTCAGACGGCCTTCCATCTTGGCCGATGCCATGGAAGCCATGTTCGCCGCAGTAAGCTTTGATGCCGATTTTGCCACGGCGGAGAAGGTGGTGCGCCATTTGTTTGCCAGCCGAGTGAAGTCCGTCGATTTCAAAAATCAAGGCAAAGACAACAAAACCACGCTGCAAGAAGCCCTGCAAGCCCGCCGCTTGGCCTTGCCGAAATACCGCATCGAAGAGCAAATCGGCACAGCCAACGACAGTCGGTTTGTGATTTCCTGCGATTTGGGCGAACTCGGTTTCATCTGCAAAGCCCAAGGCACCAGCCGCAAAACCGCCGAGCAGGAAGCCGCTGCCGAAGCACTGAAATGGTTGGAACAAACATTCCCGATCAAGCGCAAAAAATAA
- a CDS encoding porin encodes MQKTILALTCAAFSCGVYADVTLYGQIKSSVSTSQVKIKGDSGTEKSATSTRINDNTSRIGFKGKEKLSDDLTAIWQLEQRASILGQSNSQKWGNRDSFIGVEGSFGKLRAGNLNNMLNEMDTIDTWMWSHTATGLGVFTRTGSRNVSVRYDSPSLSGFQFNAQYSPRDNQNPEDKYTHAEAGRDQYTAGVSYSNPEFFTKLAYNLRKNRVGTEDGHIVRLETAYDANNVFLGLGAQYAKANESANTYLANFTDGFNTYNGSDITADAGKEEAVKVIDAAVTAGYNFGNWRPRITYAHGWPAKGVDSGEKLVDKFDQVIVGGDYRFSKRTSARGQVGYLRVGNKTRLTATNKGKVEQAAASLGLHHRF; translated from the coding sequence ATGCAAAAAACCATCCTCGCACTCACTTGCGCCGCATTTTCATGCGGCGTTTATGCCGATGTGACCTTATACGGTCAAATCAAAAGCAGCGTCAGCACCAGCCAAGTTAAAATCAAAGGCGATTCCGGCACTGAAAAAAGCGCAACCTCAACCCGTATTAACGACAATACGTCACGCATCGGTTTCAAAGGCAAAGAAAAATTAAGCGATGATTTGACTGCGATTTGGCAGTTGGAACAACGTGCTTCGATTTTGGGTCAAAGCAACAGCCAAAAATGGGGCAATCGTGATTCATTTATCGGTGTGGAAGGCAGCTTCGGTAAGTTGCGCGCCGGTAATTTGAATAATATGCTCAACGAAATGGATACCATCGATACCTGGATGTGGAGCCATACCGCTACAGGTTTGGGCGTGTTTACCCGCACCGGTTCGCGCAATGTATCGGTTCGTTACGATAGCCCATCGTTATCAGGTTTCCAATTCAATGCGCAATATTCTCCGCGCGATAACCAAAACCCTGAAGACAAATACACCCATGCCGAAGCAGGCCGCGATCAATACACTGCAGGCGTAAGCTACAGCAATCCTGAATTCTTTACCAAGCTGGCTTATAACTTACGTAAAAACCGTGTCGGCACCGAAGACGGCCACATCGTTCGCTTGGAAACTGCTTACGATGCTAATAATGTATTCTTGGGCTTAGGTGCACAATATGCCAAAGCCAACGAAAGTGCCAACACTTATCTGGCTAACTTCACCGATGGTTTCAATACCTACAACGGTAGCGACATTACTGCCGATGCCGGTAAAGAAGAAGCTGTAAAAGTGATTGATGCCGCAGTAACCGCAGGCTACAACTTTGGCAACTGGCGTCCGCGCATTACCTACGCACACGGCTGGCCGGCTAAAGGCGTGGATAGCGGCGAAAAATTGGTGGATAAATTCGACCAAGTGATTGTTGGCGGTGATTACCGCTTCAGCAAACGCACTTCTGCACGCGGCCAAGTCGGCTACCTGCGCGTAGGCAATAAAACACGCTTAACCGCAACAAATAAAGGCAAAGTAGAACAAGCAGCCGCATCTTTGGGCTTGCATCACCGCTTCTAA
- the nusB gene encoding transcription antitermination factor NusB, whose product MKTPRRRARELAVQALYQSNINNTAAPEVAKNIQDLPDFEKADQELFTKLFFGTKTNAAEYMERIRPLLDRDEKDLSPIERAVLLMACHELSAMPETPYPVIINEAIEVTKTFGGTDGHKFVNGILDRLAVQLRPDDPKRG is encoded by the coding sequence ATGAAAACACCACGCCGCCGCGCCCGCGAGCTTGCGGTACAAGCGCTGTACCAATCCAACATCAACAACACCGCCGCCCCTGAAGTGGCCAAAAACATTCAAGACCTGCCCGACTTTGAAAAAGCAGACCAAGAATTGTTCACCAAATTATTCTTCGGCACCAAAACCAACGCCGCCGAATACATGGAACGCATCCGCCCGCTGCTAGACCGCGACGAAAAAGACTTAAGCCCGATCGAACGCGCCGTATTGCTGATGGCCTGCCACGAATTATCCGCCATGCCGGAAACGCCGTATCCGGTCATCATCAATGAAGCGATTGAAGTCACCAAAACTTTTGGCGGCACCGACGGCCACAAATTCGTCAACGGCATTCTCGACCGCTTGGCCGTGCAATTGCGTCCGGATGATCCGAAACGCGGTTAA
- a CDS encoding aminoglycoside nucleotidyltransferase ANT(6)-Ia encodes MRSEKEMMDLVLSLAEQDERIRIVTLEGSRANINIPKDEFQDYDITYFVSDIEPFISNDDWLNQFGNIIMMQKPEDMELFPAEEKGYSYIILFDDYNKIDLTLLPLEELGNYLNDDKLIKIILDKDGRIQQAVVPTDMDYHIRKPSAREYDDCCNEFWNTTTYVVKGLCRKEILFAIDHFNQIVRHELLRMISWKVGIETGFKLSVGKNYKFIERYISEDLWEKLLSTYRMDSYENIWEALFLCHQLFRAVSGEVAERLHYAYPEYDRNITKYTRDMYKKYTGKTGCLDSTYAADIEERREQ; translated from the coding sequence ATGAGATCAGAAAAAGAAATGATGGATTTAGTACTTTCTTTAGCAGAACAGGATGAACGTATTCGAATTGTGACCCTTGAGGGGTCACGCGCAAATATTAATATACCTAAAGATGAATTTCAGGATTATGATATTACATATTTTGTAAGTGATATAGAACCGTTTATATCTAATGATGACTGGCTTAATCAATTTGGGAATATTATAATGATGCAAAAACCGGAGGATATGGAACTATTCCCGGCTGAAGAGAAAGGCTACTCCTATATAATACTTTTTGATGATTATAATAAAATAGACCTTACCTTATTGCCCCTGGAAGAGTTGGGAAACTACCTGAATGACGATAAATTGATAAAGATTATTCTGGATAAGGATGGAAGGATTCAGCAAGCTGTAGTTCCGACCGACATGGATTATCATATAAGAAAACCCAGTGCCCGGGAATACGATGACTGCTGCAATGAATTCTGGAACACCACTACCTATGTGGTTAAGGGACTGTGCCGTAAGGAAATTTTATTTGCTATTGATCATTTTAATCAGATTGTTCGCCATGAGCTGCTGAGAATGATATCATGGAAGGTCGGCATCGAAACAGGCTTTAAATTAAGTGTAGGCAAGAACTATAAGTTTATTGAAAGGTATATATCCGAGGATTTGTGGGAGAAACTTTTGTCCACCTACCGGATGGATTCCTATGAAAACATATGGGAAGCATTATTTCTATGCCATCAATTGTTCAGGGCGGTATCCGGTGAGGTGGCGGAAAGGCTTCATTATGCCTATCCGGAGTATGATAGGAATATAACAAAATATACCAGGGACATGTATAAAAAATACACTGGTAAAACCGGCTGCCTGGATAGCACATATGCCGCTGATATAGAAGAGAGGCGGGAACAGTGA
- the ribH gene encoding 6,7-dimethyl-8-ribityllumazine synthase, with protein sequence MNIIEPVLDGKQLRIGIVQARFTNEIGGEMLKVCCRTLQELGVADGNITIATVPGALEVPIALMNLASSEQFDALIAIGVVIRGETYHFELVSNESGSGVTRVGLDYNIPIANAILTTENDEQAVARIEEKASDAAKVAVEMANLVNRLLENQFDAEEDEE encoded by the coding sequence ATGAACATCATCGAACCCGTTTTAGACGGCAAACAACTGCGCATCGGCATCGTGCAAGCGCGTTTCACCAACGAAATCGGCGGTGAAATGCTGAAAGTCTGCTGCCGCACGCTGCAAGAATTGGGCGTGGCCGACGGCAACATCACCATCGCAACCGTACCCGGCGCGCTGGAAGTGCCGATTGCCTTGATGAACCTCGCTTCATCCGAGCAATTCGATGCCCTGATCGCCATCGGCGTGGTGATTCGCGGCGAAACCTACCATTTTGAATTGGTGTCGAACGAATCCGGCTCCGGCGTGACCCGTGTCGGCTTGGATTACAACATCCCGATTGCCAACGCCATTCTCACCACCGAAAACGACGAACAAGCCGTTGCCCGCATTGAAGAAAAAGCATCTGATGCCGCCAAAGTTGCCGTAGAAATGGCCAACTTGGTGAACCGTTTGCTCGAAAACCAATTCGACGCAGAAGAAGACGAAGAATAA
- the era gene encoding GTPase Era → MDIETFLNNESQRSENYRCGFVAIVGRPNVGKSTLMNHLIGQKISITSKKAQTTRNRVTGIYTDDTAQFVFVDTPGFQINHRNALNDRLNQNVTEALSGVDVAVFVVEAMRFTDADRVVMKQLPSHTPVVLVVNKIDKDKAKDKYALEAFVNEVKAEFEFAGHEVVSAKHGLRIANLLEQLKPYLPESIPMYPEDMVTDKSSRFLAMEIVREKLFRYLGEELPYAMNVEVEQFEETETGMLNIYIAVLVDKDSQKAILIGKGGERLKKISTEARLDMEKLFNAKVFLKVWAKVKSGWADDIRFLRELGL, encoded by the coding sequence ATGGACATCGAAACCTTCTTAAACAACGAATCCCAGCGTAGCGAAAACTACCGCTGCGGCTTCGTGGCCATTGTCGGCCGACCGAACGTGGGCAAATCTACCCTGATGAATCACTTAATCGGCCAAAAAATCAGCATCACCAGCAAAAAAGCCCAAACCACGCGCAACCGCGTGACCGGCATCTACACCGACGACACCGCACAATTCGTGTTCGTCGATACCCCCGGTTTTCAAATCAATCACCGCAACGCCTTAAATGACCGCCTCAACCAAAACGTCACCGAAGCATTAAGCGGCGTCGATGTGGCGGTGTTTGTGGTAGAAGCCATGCGCTTTACCGATGCTGACCGCGTAGTGATGAAACAATTGCCGTCACACACGCCGGTTGTACTGGTGGTGAACAAAATCGATAAAGACAAAGCCAAAGACAAATACGCGCTTGAAGCCTTTGTTAACGAAGTGAAAGCCGAATTTGAATTTGCCGGCCACGAAGTCGTCAGCGCCAAACACGGCTTACGCATCGCCAACCTGCTGGAGCAGCTCAAACCGTATCTGCCCGAAAGCATTCCCATGTATCCCGAAGACATGGTCACCGACAAATCCAGCCGCTTCTTGGCCATGGAAATCGTGCGTGAAAAACTGTTCCGCTACTTAGGCGAAGAATTGCCTTACGCGATGAACGTCGAAGTCGAACAATTCGAAGAAACCGAAACCGGCATGTTAAACATCTACATCGCCGTATTGGTCGACAAAGACAGCCAAAAAGCCATCCTCATCGGCAAAGGCGGCGAACGCCTGAAAAAAATCTCTACCGAAGCACGCTTGGACATGGAAAAACTTTTTAATGCCAAAGTGTTTTTAAAAGTGTGGGCGAAAGTCAAATCCGGCTGGGCGGACGATATCCGTTTCCTGCGCGAATTGGGGCTGTAA
- the sat4 gene encoding streptothricin N-acetyltransferase Sat4, with protein sequence MITEMKAGHLKDIDKPSEPFEVIGKIIPRYENENWTFTELLYEAPYLKSYQDEEDEEDEEADCLEYIDNTDKIIYLYYQDDKCVGKVKLRKNWNRYAYIEDIAVCKDFRGQGIGSALINISIEWAKHKNLHGLMLETQDNNLIACKFYHNCGFKIGSVDTMLYANFEKAVFWYLRF encoded by the coding sequence GTGATTACAGAAATGAAAGCAGGGCACCTGAAAGATATCGATAAACCCAGCGAACCATTTGAGGTGATAGGTAAGATTATACCGAGGTATGAAAACGAGAATTGGACCTTTACAGAATTACTCTATGAAGCGCCATATTTAAAAAGCTACCAAGACGAAGAGGATGAAGAGGATGAGGAGGCAGATTGCCTTGAATATATTGACAATACTGATAAGATAATATATCTTTACTACCAAGACGATAAATGCGTCGGAAAAGTTAAACTGCGAAAAAATTGGAACCGGTACGCTTATATAGAAGATATCGCCGTATGTAAGGATTTCAGGGGGCAAGGCATAGGCAGCGCGCTTATCAATATATCTATAGAATGGGCAAAGCATAAAAACTTGCATGGACTAATGCTTGAAACCCAGGACAATAACCTTATAGCTTGTAAATTCTATCATAATTGTGGTTTCAAAATCGGCTCCGTCGATACTATGTTATACGCCAACTTTGAAAAAGCTGTTTTCTGGTATTTAAGGTTTTAG
- a CDS encoding NMCC_0638 family (lipo)protein — MQKTLLCAALLMLAACGGEELSPKQKEERAQEAVKLFNESCVALRGEPAQVAAWAGAQNAQAMTEDDIKKLPFGMMELDWNAVWKLEKNEVAYYLSLAPESCSIKTEKADENMVRQQFMQLVEQAPQGLNHELRSEKSTQSPFPFRQLSYAWRESGSPEEWVLTANTSPSEQLPTQAALYFTHQIYHSKPVLNQTN; from the coding sequence ATGCAGAAAACCTTATTGTGTGCCGCGTTATTGATGTTGGCCGCTTGTGGGGGCGAGGAATTGTCACCCAAGCAAAAAGAAGAGCGCGCGCAAGAAGCGGTGAAGCTTTTTAACGAATCCTGCGTGGCGCTGCGTGGCGAACCGGCTCAAGTGGCCGCGTGGGCGGGCGCACAAAATGCGCAAGCCATGACCGAAGACGATATTAAAAAGCTGCCGTTCGGTATGATGGAGCTTGACTGGAACGCTGTTTGGAAGCTTGAGAAAAATGAAGTGGCCTATTATCTCAGCCTTGCGCCGGAAAGCTGCAGCATCAAAACCGAAAAAGCCGATGAAAACATGGTACGCCAGCAATTCATGCAATTGGTCGAGCAAGCGCCGCAGGGCTTGAACCATGAACTGCGTTCCGAAAAATCCACGCAATCGCCGTTTCCTTTCCGCCAGCTTTCTTATGCGTGGCGCGAATCAGGCAGCCCGGAAGAATGGGTGCTGACGGCCAATACATCGCCATCGGAGCAGTTGCCCACACAAGCCGCATTATATTTCACCCATCAGATTTATCATTCCAAACCCGTATTGAACCAAACGAACTGA
- a CDS encoding CNP1-like family protein has product MRRISLLVMALAATSAFALPTSDKDSLVNSRYQESAQEKAAREFKEAEADLPALPDTKSGDWFDIYVSETYAKQPKILLSSLQIMPSPDTSIRYILNTQSSQGYDNLTAEGIFCARSSFNYGGDKRSSYKVFGYGDPINNRWIKPRNADWKPMGGAISRNDELHSVLYNAFCVDGAPNTVEGLIERLQQRAGRHKPSLVNTNK; this is encoded by the coding sequence ATGCGCCGCATCAGTTTGCTGGTTATGGCCTTGGCCGCCACTTCCGCTTTTGCCCTGCCCACAAGCGACAAAGACAGCTTGGTCAACAGCCGCTACCAAGAAAGCGCGCAAGAAAAAGCCGCCCGCGAATTTAAAGAAGCCGAAGCCGATTTACCTGCCCTGCCGGACACTAAATCAGGCGATTGGTTTGATATTTATGTGAGTGAAACCTATGCCAAGCAGCCGAAAATTTTATTGAGCAGCCTGCAAATCATGCCTTCGCCCGACACCAGCATCCGCTATATTTTGAACACGCAGTCTTCGCAAGGTTACGATAACCTGACCGCCGAAGGCATTTTCTGCGCCCGTTCCAGCTTTAATTATGGTGGCGACAAACGATCTTCGTATAAAGTATTCGGCTATGGCGATCCGATAAACAACCGCTGGATTAAACCGCGCAATGCGGATTGGAAGCCGATGGGCGGTGCGATAAGCCGCAACGACGAATTGCACAGCGTGCTTTATAACGCATTCTGTGTTGATGGCGCGCCGAATACGGTAGAAGGACTGATTGAGCGCTTGCAACAACGCGCCGGCCGCCACAAACCAAGTTTGGTTAATACCAATAAATAA